One genomic segment of Deltaproteobacteria bacterium includes these proteins:
- a CDS encoding ABC-F family ATP-binding cassette domain-containing protein, giving the protein MIRIDGVSKRHGHQILFLEASAAINRGEKVGLVGPNGAGKTTIFRLITGAEEPDDGQIAVDRGVTVGYFSQDVGEMKGVSALEATLDGAGPLSAAAHELHELEAAMADPERADELDALVERYGEVHARFESMGGYALEARAREVLAGLGFAEEQVAGDIGALSGGWKMRVALARILVMQPDALLLDEPTNHLDLESILWLEGWLRAFSGALVMTSHDREFLNRMVGKIVEIDSGELTSYSGNYDFYERQRELAAREQAAQFARQQAMLAKEQAFIERFKARASHAAQVQSRIKRIEKIEKVEPPKKRETIQFDFPTPPRSGDDVARLAAVSKAYGARRIFDGLDLLIRRRERWCVMGANGAGKSTLLKMVVGEARPDGGAVTLGASVKLGYFAQHSMELLEQGHSVWDSLHETYPNASIGSLRTLAGCFGFSGDDIEKRVRLLSGGEKARLVLARMLYDPPNFLVLDEPTNHLDVWTKQMLIQALAGYEGTLLLVSHDRHFLTALTNRVLELDGGGVRVYGGGYAEYVAASGHEAPGMRS; this is encoded by the coding sequence ATGATTCGCATCGACGGCGTTTCGAAGCGCCACGGCCACCAGATTCTCTTCCTCGAAGCTTCCGCCGCAATCAATCGCGGTGAGAAGGTCGGGCTCGTCGGGCCGAACGGCGCGGGCAAGACGACGATCTTCCGCTTGATCACGGGCGCCGAGGAGCCCGACGACGGGCAGATCGCGGTCGATCGCGGCGTCACGGTCGGGTACTTCAGCCAGGACGTGGGCGAGATGAAAGGCGTGAGCGCGCTCGAGGCCACGCTCGATGGCGCGGGTCCGCTCTCGGCCGCCGCGCACGAGCTGCACGAGCTCGAAGCCGCGATGGCGGATCCCGAGCGCGCGGACGAGCTCGATGCGCTCGTCGAGCGCTACGGCGAGGTGCACGCGCGCTTCGAGTCGATGGGCGGCTACGCGCTCGAAGCCCGCGCCCGCGAGGTGCTCGCGGGGCTCGGTTTCGCGGAGGAGCAGGTCGCGGGCGACATCGGCGCGCTCTCGGGTGGGTGGAAGATGCGCGTCGCGCTCGCGCGCATTCTCGTGATGCAGCCCGACGCGTTGTTATTGGACGAGCCCACGAACCATCTCGACCTCGAGTCGATCCTCTGGCTCGAGGGCTGGCTGCGCGCATTTTCCGGCGCGCTCGTGATGACCTCGCACGATCGCGAGTTCTTGAACCGCATGGTCGGCAAGATCGTCGAGATCGATTCGGGCGAGCTCACCTCGTACTCGGGCAACTACGACTTCTACGAGCGACAGCGCGAGCTCGCCGCGCGCGAGCAGGCCGCTCAGTTCGCGCGTCAGCAGGCGATGCTCGCGAAGGAGCAGGCCTTCATCGAGCGCTTCAAGGCGCGCGCGAGCCATGCGGCGCAGGTGCAGTCGCGCATCAAGCGCATCGAGAAGATCGAGAAGGTGGAGCCGCCCAAGAAGCGCGAGACGATTCAGTTCGACTTTCCCACGCCGCCGCGCTCGGGCGACGACGTCGCGCGCCTCGCCGCGGTGAGCAAGGCGTACGGCGCGCGCCGGATCTTCGACGGCCTCGACTTGTTGATTCGCCGCAGGGAGCGCTGGTGCGTGATGGGCGCGAACGGCGCGGGCAAGTCGACGCTCTTGAAGATGGTCGTCGGCGAAGCGCGGCCCGACGGCGGTGCAGTCACGCTCGGGGCGTCGGTGAAGCTCGGTTACTTCGCGCAGCACTCGATGGAGCTGCTCGAGCAGGGCCACTCGGTGTGGGACTCGCTGCACGAGACGTATCCGAACGCGTCGATCGGCTCGCTGCGCACGCTCGCGGGCTGCTTCGGCTTCTCGGGCGACGACATCGAGAAGCGCGTGCGCCTGTTGTCAGGCGGCGAGAAGGCGCGCCTCGTGCTCGCCCGCATGCTCTACGACCCGCCGAACTTTCTCGTGCTCGACGAGCCCACGAATCACCTCGACGTGTGGACGAAGCAGATGCTGATCCAGGCGCTCGCCGGCTACGAGGGCACGCTGCTGCTGGTCTCGCACGACCGTCACTTCCTGACCGCGCTCACGAACCGCGTGCTCGAGCTCGACGGCGGCGGCGTGCGCGTCTACGGCGGCGGCTACGCCGAGTACGTCGCAGCGAGCGGCCACGAAGCGCCGGGG